One genomic window of Brevundimonas vesicularis includes the following:
- a CDS encoding penicillin-binding protein 1A: protein MKIAERWFVWAGMVLLGGIALAGLVVAVYAAWLFHDLPDASELADYRPPTATRVYAGDGTLIGEFSDERRIYVSYDQIPQPVIHAFLAAEDRNFFQHGGIDVGGIGRASLKNVFNLASGRRLEGGSTITQQVAKNVLLTNESSLNRKLKEAILANRLEATLSKEQILELYLNEIFLGYRSFGIASAAYNYFGKSLAQLTPDEAAFLASLPKGPNNYHPKRHPGAAKGRRDWVLGEMEQSGWLTPEQLVEARAKPLVTRDAPQRSDYKDADFFVEEARRQAAANPQFGEQLRAGGFYMRTTLDPTLQTAARRALMQGLENYDRRHGWRGGWGTTDFADGWQAVALKEQAPPERRSWQAAAIESVSGNTVRIRTARDDKSGTLLASDAAWANANRQLKRGELIFVEPQGGQFALKQVPRVNGALVAIEPQSGRVLAMVGGYSYALSSFNRATQAKRQPGSAFKPFVYATALEGDFTPASIVLDAPISFAGGPNGQRWTPENYSRQYYGPQTLRRGLELSRNVMTVRLAQSVGMKKIVEQADRMGLPGMTPNLSVSLGAGEVTPLDITAAYSAFANGGRRVTPYLIDYVQDRDGETIFRADNRSCRECGRGFSGQESPRLQQRGTQVIDPITAYQMSSMLEGVVQRGTAASARGLGPWVAGKTGTTNEYRSAWFVGFTTDIVVGIFIGFDDNRSLGSGEAGASAAVPVFTEFMQTALKERPARPFVRPKNAIFRTVNGIEEAFRPGTERQAPPPRPTGPARPVGPQNYYDVIRREQEAATGAPAASPAPSAPPPPKKAPAEDLSGLY, encoded by the coding sequence GTGAAGATTGCCGAACGCTGGTTCGTGTGGGCGGGCATGGTTCTGCTGGGCGGCATCGCCTTGGCGGGGTTGGTCGTCGCCGTCTATGCCGCGTGGCTGTTCCACGACCTGCCGGATGCCTCGGAACTGGCGGACTATCGCCCGCCGACCGCGACGCGCGTCTATGCCGGCGACGGCACCCTGATCGGCGAGTTTTCTGACGAGCGCCGAATCTATGTCTCCTACGACCAGATCCCTCAGCCGGTGATCCACGCCTTCCTGGCGGCCGAAGATCGCAACTTCTTCCAGCATGGCGGCATCGACGTGGGCGGCATCGGCCGCGCTTCGCTGAAGAACGTCTTCAACCTGGCGTCGGGACGCCGGCTGGAAGGCGGTTCGACCATCACCCAGCAGGTGGCCAAGAATGTCCTGCTGACCAACGAATCCAGCCTGAACCGCAAGCTGAAGGAAGCCATCCTGGCCAATCGCCTAGAGGCGACCCTGTCTAAGGAACAGATCCTCGAGCTGTATCTGAACGAAATCTTCCTGGGATATCGCTCGTTCGGCATCGCTTCGGCGGCCTACAACTACTTCGGCAAGTCGCTGGCGCAGCTGACGCCGGACGAAGCCGCCTTCCTGGCGTCCCTACCCAAGGGGCCGAACAACTATCACCCCAAGCGTCACCCCGGCGCGGCCAAGGGCCGTCGTGACTGGGTGCTGGGCGAAATGGAGCAGAGCGGCTGGCTGACGCCTGAACAACTGGTCGAGGCCCGTGCCAAGCCTCTGGTCACGCGCGATGCGCCGCAACGGTCGGACTACAAGGACGCCGACTTCTTTGTCGAAGAAGCGCGTCGCCAGGCCGCAGCCAATCCCCAGTTCGGCGAGCAGCTGCGCGCCGGCGGCTTCTATATGCGCACGACCCTAGACCCCACGCTGCAGACGGCGGCGCGCCGGGCCCTGATGCAGGGGCTTGAGAACTACGACCGTCGTCATGGCTGGCGCGGCGGTTGGGGCACGACCGACTTCGCCGACGGCTGGCAGGCGGTCGCGCTGAAGGAACAGGCGCCGCCCGAGCGCCGCAGCTGGCAGGCCGCCGCCATCGAAAGCGTCAGCGGCAATACGGTGCGCATCCGCACGGCCCGCGACGACAAGTCCGGCACGCTGCTGGCGTCGGACGCCGCCTGGGCCAACGCCAATCGCCAGTTGAAGCGCGGCGAACTGATCTTCGTGGAGCCCCAGGGCGGGCAGTTCGCCCTGAAGCAGGTGCCGCGCGTCAACGGGGCCCTGGTGGCCATAGAGCCGCAGTCCGGCCGCGTGCTGGCGATGGTCGGCGGTTATTCCTATGCGCTGTCCAGCTTCAATCGGGCGACCCAGGCCAAGCGCCAGCCGGGCTCGGCGTTCAAGCCGTTCGTTTACGCCACGGCGCTTGAAGGCGACTTCACCCCGGCCTCGATCGTGCTGGATGCGCCGATCAGCTTCGCCGGCGGGCCGAACGGTCAGCGCTGGACTCCAGAGAACTACAGCCGCCAATACTATGGCCCTCAGACGCTGCGGCGCGGCTTGGAGTTGTCGCGCAACGTCATGACGGTGCGGCTGGCCCAGTCGGTCGGCATGAAGAAGATCGTGGAGCAGGCGGATCGCATGGGGCTGCCCGGCATGACGCCGAACCTGTCGGTCTCGCTGGGCGCCGGCGAGGTCACGCCTCTGGACATCACGGCCGCCTATTCCGCCTTCGCCAACGGCGGCCGGCGGGTGACGCCCTATCTGATCGACTATGTTCAGGACCGCGATGGCGAGACCATCTTCCGCGCCGACAACCGCAGCTGCCGCGAATGCGGACGGGGCTTCTCCGGCCAGGAATCGCCGCGCCTGCAGCAGCGCGGAACCCAGGTCATCGACCCGATCACCGCTTATCAGATGAGCTCCATGCTGGAAGGCGTCGTTCAACGCGGCACAGCCGCCAGCGCGCGCGGCCTTGGCCCCTGGGTCGCCGGCAAGACGGGCACGACGAACGAATATCGCTCGGCCTGGTTCGTGGGCTTCACCACTGACATCGTCGTCGGCATCTTCATCGGCTTTGACGACAACCGCTCTCTGGGATCCGGAGAAGCCGGCGCCTCGGCCGCCGTGCCGGTCTTCACGGAGTTCATGCAGACGGCCTTGAAGGAAAGACCGGCTCGCCCGTTCGTCCGGCCCAAGAACGCCATCTTCCGCACCGTCAATGGCATTGAGGAGGCCTTCCGTCCCGGCACCGAGCGCCAGGCGCCGCCGCCACGCCCCACCGGCCCCGCGCGGCCCGTCGGACCGCAGAACTACTACGACGTGATCCGCCGCGAGCAGGAGGCCGCAACCGGCGCGCCGGCCGCTTCGCCAGCGCCGTCCGCGCCCCCGCCGCCCAAGAAGGCGCCGGCCGAGGACTTGAGCGGATTGTACTGA
- a CDS encoding organic hydroperoxide resistance protein, which yields MEVLYRAQSTASGGGREDGRSATADGKIDVKLSTPTEMGGKGGDGTNPEQLFATGYAACYLGALRLVSSKAGTPVSPDTKVTAGVGFGKNTKGEGFNLDVDLTVTDHGLEQAVIDDLIEKAHQVCPYSNATRNNVDVRLSAK from the coding sequence ATGGAAGTTCTGTATCGCGCCCAATCGACGGCATCGGGCGGAGGCCGCGAAGACGGTCGTTCGGCCACCGCCGACGGCAAGATCGACGTCAAACTGTCGACGCCGACCGAGATGGGCGGCAAGGGCGGCGACGGCACCAACCCCGAGCAGTTGTTCGCCACCGGATACGCCGCCTGCTATCTCGGTGCGCTGCGTCTGGTCAGCAGCAAGGCTGGCACGCCCGTCAGCCCCGACACCAAGGTCACCGCCGGCGTCGGCTTCGGCAAGAACACCAAGGGTGAAGGCTTCAACCTGGATGTCGACCTGACCGTGACGGACCACGGCCTGGAGCAGGCCGTCATCGACGACCTGATCGAAAAGGCGCACCAGGTTTGCCCCTACTCCAACGCCACCCGCAACAACGTCGATGTTCGCCTGAGCGCGAAATAA
- the cobS gene encoding cobaltochelatase subunit CobS — protein sequence MTSPLDASPDPLLTLEPHRRVTLREAFGVDSDMTVPAFDERDSHVPEIDEAYRFDPQTTIAICAGFAFDRRVMVQGYHGTGKSTHIEQVAARLNWPLVRVNLDSHVSRIDLIGKDAIVLKDGKQITEFREGILPWSLQRPIALVFDEYDAGRPDVMFVIQRVLEAQGRLTLLDQNRVIRPNRYFRLFATTNTIGLGDTTGLYHGAQQINQAQLDRWNIVTTLNYLDHDVEAEIVAAKAPEWKDAEGRRRIAAMVRVADMTRNAFMNGDISTVMSPRTVITWAQNAQIFNDDLGLSFRLTFLNKCDELERPTIAEFYQRAFGEDLPEAATRVKVG from the coding sequence ATGACCTCCCCGCTCGACGCCTCCCCCGATCCCCTGCTGACGCTCGAACCGCATCGCCGCGTGACCCTGCGCGAAGCTTTCGGCGTGGACAGCGACATGACCGTGCCCGCCTTCGACGAGCGCGACAGCCATGTGCCCGAGATTGACGAGGCCTATCGCTTCGATCCCCAGACGACCATCGCCATCTGCGCCGGCTTCGCCTTCGACCGCCGCGTGATGGTCCAGGGCTATCACGGCACCGGCAAGTCGACTCATATCGAACAGGTCGCCGCCCGCCTGAACTGGCCGCTGGTGCGGGTGAACCTGGACAGCCATGTCAGCCGGATCGACCTGATCGGCAAGGACGCCATCGTCCTGAAGGACGGCAAGCAGATCACCGAATTCCGCGAGGGCATCCTGCCCTGGTCGCTGCAACGCCCCATCGCCCTGGTCTTCGACGAATACGACGCCGGCCGGCCCGACGTCATGTTCGTGATCCAGCGCGTGCTGGAGGCTCAGGGCCGCCTGACCCTGCTGGACCAGAACCGCGTCATCCGCCCCAACCGCTATTTCCGCCTGTTCGCCACGACCAACACCATCGGCCTGGGCGACACCACCGGCCTGTATCACGGCGCACAGCAGATCAATCAGGCCCAGCTGGACCGCTGGAACATCGTCACCACGCTGAACTATCTGGATCATGACGTGGAAGCCGAGATCGTCGCCGCCAAGGCGCCCGAGTGGAAGGACGCCGAGGGCCGCCGCCGGATCGCCGCCATGGTCCGCGTCGCCGACATGACCAGGAACGCCTTCATGAACGGTGATATTTCGACCGTCATGTCGCCCCGCACCGTCATCACCTGGGCCCAGAACGCCCAGATCTTCAACGACGACCTGGGCCTCAGCTTCCGCCTGACCTTCCTGAACAAGTGCGACGAACTGGAACGCCCGACCATCGCCGAGTTCTACCAACGCGCCTTCGGCGAAGACCTGCCCGAGGCGGCGACGCGGGTGAAGGTGGGCTGA
- a CDS encoding response regulator, protein MTRGLVALADSTDYLTAYAGRYRDMFPVRLATIAAIVALTFWVMGWGWAAAFGLFQFCLYVPLWQAVQTALARPDAPAAARRFRRSAEIVTLCLASHNAVFILAAWQAQPQHLDYLRLLLAGNLMVGAHQVHVSRASFVAAVLPPSIAAMVIASYQVGSDPRLLGAVALFVVGVIAAAWRQWRSDRESIELMSALSERSRELRAALAEAEVNRSAAERANKAKSRFLAMISHEVRTPLNVILGLIEVLRGRPRPAAEATIVTDMADAGGMLLRLLNGALDISKIESGQAELQLAPVDLAERLDAIARIWRSRVEELGLTLEIERQGAPEHFVVMTDEARVEQVLINYLSNALKLTPHGAIRILARALPASDGRIDLDFEVHDQGPGVPEDQRERIFEPFEQLAAGRAAGGTGLGLALCRASVEALGGALGARSARPNGAVFWFRFTADCATPAIDSSPAAPAQNLPDQPPRVLAAEDHPANRKLLTLLLEQFGVQLTLVENGQEAVAAVRDQTFDLVLMDVMMPVMDGVEALAAIRADEAASGGRRTPIHMLTANVFDDDVARYRAAGADGVLRKPIEIAALQSVIMGALLADA, encoded by the coding sequence TTGACGCGGGGCTTGGTGGCATTGGCTGACAGTACGGATTACCTAACGGCCTACGCTGGTCGCTACCGGGACATGTTCCCTGTGCGGCTGGCGACGATTGCCGCTATCGTGGCCTTGACGTTCTGGGTCATGGGATGGGGATGGGCAGCGGCTTTCGGCCTGTTTCAGTTCTGCCTCTATGTTCCTTTGTGGCAGGCCGTTCAGACAGCGCTGGCACGGCCTGATGCACCCGCCGCAGCGCGTAGGTTCCGCCGGTCTGCCGAGATCGTCACCCTTTGTCTTGCCAGCCATAACGCCGTGTTCATTCTGGCCGCCTGGCAGGCTCAGCCTCAACACCTCGACTATCTCCGCCTGCTGCTGGCCGGCAACTTGATGGTCGGCGCCCATCAGGTGCACGTAAGCCGCGCAAGCTTTGTCGCTGCCGTTCTGCCGCCATCCATCGCCGCGATGGTGATCGCCTCGTACCAGGTCGGTTCGGATCCTCGCCTTCTAGGCGCAGTGGCGCTGTTCGTCGTCGGCGTCATTGCGGCGGCCTGGCGTCAATGGCGCAGCGACCGCGAGAGCATTGAGCTGATGAGCGCCTTGTCGGAGCGTTCGCGCGAGCTGCGAGCCGCCCTGGCCGAGGCCGAGGTGAACCGCTCCGCCGCCGAACGCGCGAACAAGGCCAAATCCCGCTTCCTGGCGATGATCAGCCACGAGGTCCGCACCCCGCTGAACGTCATCTTGGGGCTGATTGAAGTGCTCCGTGGCAGGCCACGCCCCGCTGCGGAAGCCACCATCGTCACCGACATGGCGGATGCAGGGGGTATGTTGCTGCGGCTGTTGAACGGGGCTTTGGACATCTCGAAGATCGAATCCGGACAGGCCGAGCTCCAACTCGCCCCGGTCGATCTCGCCGAACGGCTCGACGCCATCGCCCGTATCTGGCGCTCCCGCGTGGAGGAACTGGGCCTGACGCTGGAGATCGAACGGCAGGGCGCGCCCGAACATTTTGTCGTCATGACCGACGAGGCCCGGGTGGAACAGGTGCTGATCAACTATCTGTCCAACGCCCTGAAGCTGACGCCACATGGCGCCATCCGCATTTTGGCCCGCGCACTCCCCGCCTCAGATGGGCGCATCGACCTGGATTTCGAGGTTCACGACCAAGGGCCAGGCGTGCCGGAGGATCAACGCGAACGCATCTTCGAGCCCTTCGAACAACTCGCCGCCGGACGTGCGGCAGGCGGAACAGGTCTGGGGCTGGCCCTCTGTCGCGCCAGCGTCGAAGCGCTGGGCGGGGCTCTTGGCGCTCGGTCCGCGCGGCCGAATGGGGCTGTCTTTTGGTTCCGCTTCACCGCCGACTGCGCGACACCTGCAATCGATTCTTCGCCCGCTGCACCCGCGCAGAACCTTCCTGATCAGCCGCCTCGGGTTCTAGCCGCCGAGGATCATCCCGCCAATCGCAAGCTTCTGACGCTACTGCTGGAACAATTTGGCGTCCAATTGACACTTGTTGAGAATGGACAAGAGGCGGTCGCCGCCGTGCGCGATCAAACCTTTGACCTCGTGCTGATGGATGTGATGATGCCCGTAATGGACGGTGTGGAAGCCTTGGCCGCTATCCGCGCCGATGAAGCCGCATCCGGCGGCCGTCGCACCCCAATACACATGTTGACGGCCAATGTGTTCGACGACGATGTTGCACGTTACAGGGCGGCCGGCGCCGACGGAGTGTTGAGAAAGCCCATCGAGATCGCCGCACTTCAGAGCGTCATCATGGGCGCCCTTTTGGCGGACGCCTAG
- a CDS encoding phage holin family protein: MIRFIIQALVTMAGLWLSAQIVPGVDFTSTGSLMAAAIILGLVNAFVRPILVVLTFPITVVTLGLFLLVVNAAMIGLTSVFLDGFRVDGLWAGIGASIVTGVVSWIAGAFIGGEEGRR, from the coding sequence ATGATCCGTTTCATCATCCAGGCGCTGGTCACCATGGCGGGCCTTTGGCTATCCGCCCAGATTGTGCCGGGCGTCGATTTCACCAGCACCGGATCGCTGATGGCGGCGGCCATCATCTTGGGTCTGGTCAACGCCTTTGTGCGGCCGATTTTGGTGGTGCTGACCTTCCCGATCACCGTGGTGACGCTGGGTCTGTTTCTGCTGGTGGTGAACGCCGCCATGATCGGGCTGACTTCCGTCTTCCTGGACGGCTTCCGGGTCGACGGCCTTTGGGCGGGCATCGGCGCCTCCATCGTAACCGGCGTCGTCAGCTGGATCGCCGGCGCCTTCATCGGCGGAGAAGAGGGGCGGCGCTAG
- a CDS encoding HIT family protein — protein MSLHGAYDTNNIFAKILRGDIPSVTVWEDDHVLAFMDVFPQSEGHVLIIAKQSQARNLLEIEPEVLARVTAALQRTAKAVEKALKPDGLSVLQFNGEAGGQTVFHLHFHIVPRWADREMKGHGHAPMADTATLRALADRIAAELD, from the coding sequence ATGAGCCTGCACGGCGCCTATGACACCAACAACATCTTCGCCAAGATCCTGCGCGGCGACATTCCGTCGGTGACGGTGTGGGAGGACGACCACGTCCTGGCCTTCATGGACGTGTTTCCCCAATCGGAAGGCCACGTCCTGATCATCGCCAAACAGTCCCAGGCGCGTAATCTGCTGGAGATCGAGCCCGAGGTGCTGGCCCGCGTGACCGCCGCCCTGCAACGCACGGCCAAGGCGGTCGAGAAAGCGTTGAAGCCCGACGGCCTGTCGGTCCTGCAGTTCAATGGCGAGGCGGGCGGACAGACGGTCTTTCATCTGCATTTCCACATCGTGCCGCGTTGGGCCGATCGAGAGATGAAGGGTCACGGCCATGCGCCGATGGCGGATACCGCGACCTTACGGGCGCTGGCCGACCGGATCGCAGCCGAACTGGACTAG
- a CDS encoding response regulator transcription factor, which translates to MTDDARLLLIVEDDESFSTTLRRSFERRGYTVVSAASPDQMAEVLKTHRPGYAVVDLKLGGHSGLTCVEALHAFDPEMNIVVLTGFASIATAVEAIKLGARHYLAKPASTDDIEAAFGRADGDAETPLGTRPTSIKTLEWERIHETLVETDFNISEAARRLGMHRRTLARKLEKRRVT; encoded by the coding sequence ATGACCGATGACGCCAGATTGCTGCTAATCGTTGAGGACGACGAGTCGTTTTCGACCACCCTGCGACGCTCGTTCGAACGGCGTGGCTATACTGTCGTCAGCGCCGCCAGTCCCGACCAGATGGCCGAGGTGCTGAAGACGCATCGCCCCGGCTATGCAGTCGTCGATCTGAAGCTGGGGGGGCATTCCGGCCTGACCTGCGTCGAGGCCCTTCACGCCTTCGACCCCGAGATGAACATCGTCGTCCTGACCGGCTTCGCCAGCATCGCGACGGCGGTGGAGGCGATCAAGCTTGGCGCCCGGCACTATCTGGCCAAGCCCGCCAGCACCGATGACATCGAAGCCGCCTTCGGCCGGGCAGACGGCGACGCCGAGACGCCGCTGGGCACGCGTCCCACCTCGATCAAGACGCTGGAATGGGAGCGGATCCACGAGACGCTCGTGGAGACAGACTTCAACATCTCGGAGGCGGCGCGGCGCTTGGGCATGCACCGCCGCACCCTGGCGCGAAAGCTGGAAAAGCGCCGCGTCACCTAG
- a CDS encoding ATP-binding protein, giving the protein MTTTTVQRLLGLGLRGGVATHGGANRRNMLLLIQLRWLAVAGQVATILLVQYVMRIPLPVLWLLAAPAGLVLVNLVSAPLTVRRQEVEDQALMIALLADVAALTWLLFLTGGAANPFVALYLLQVVLGAVLLAPVYAWALIAVTSLCFAGLGLHSRPLNLPPAREDSLLSLYLQGSLICFVLMAVLLVLFVTRISQNLRERDASMAALRQQTAEHDHIVRMGLLASGAAHELGTPLASLSVILSDWKRMPALTQDADLAQDMTVMRAEVERCKAIVTGILMSAGEARGQAPERTTLRAFVADVVASWSGDGVAVQIRDEVAQNPSIIADPALRQVLGVLFDNAVEAGAGRITVTTMCTDEDFGIAVRDDGPGFPPSILQAWGKPYNSTKPRPGAGLGLFLLMNVIRSLGGRVEASNPAAGGAEVRLTLPLSALAPTDETAHDR; this is encoded by the coding sequence GTGACGACGACAACTGTACAGAGGCTGCTGGGCCTGGGACTCAGAGGCGGGGTCGCGACCCACGGCGGCGCCAACCGCCGCAACATGCTGTTGCTGATCCAGTTGCGCTGGCTGGCGGTCGCCGGGCAGGTGGCGACGATACTGCTGGTCCAGTACGTGATGCGGATTCCCCTGCCGGTGCTGTGGCTGCTGGCGGCCCCGGCGGGCCTGGTGCTGGTCAATCTGGTCAGCGCGCCTTTGACCGTGCGCCGGCAGGAGGTCGAGGATCAGGCGCTGATGATCGCCCTCCTTGCGGATGTGGCGGCGCTGACCTGGCTGCTGTTCCTGACCGGGGGCGCGGCCAATCCGTTCGTGGCGCTATATCTGCTGCAAGTCGTCTTGGGGGCGGTGCTGCTGGCGCCGGTCTATGCCTGGGCGCTGATCGCCGTCACCAGCCTGTGTTTCGCCGGGCTGGGCCTGCATTCGCGGCCGTTGAACCTGCCGCCGGCGCGCGAGGATTCGCTGCTCAGCCTCTATCTACAGGGCAGTTTGATCTGTTTCGTGTTGATGGCCGTGCTGCTGGTGCTGTTCGTCACCCGGATCAGCCAGAACCTGCGCGAGCGCGACGCCTCCATGGCCGCCCTGCGCCAGCAGACGGCCGAGCATGATCATATCGTCCGCATGGGCCTGCTGGCGTCGGGCGCGGCGCACGAGTTGGGAACGCCGCTGGCCTCTCTGTCGGTGATCCTCAGTGACTGGAAGCGGATGCCGGCCCTGACCCAGGACGCCGACCTGGCCCAGGACATGACGGTGATGCGGGCCGAGGTCGAACGCTGCAAGGCCATCGTCACCGGCATTCTGATGTCGGCCGGTGAGGCGAGGGGACAGGCGCCCGAGCGCACGACCCTGCGGGCCTTTGTCGCCGATGTGGTGGCCAGCTGGAGCGGCGACGGGGTGGCGGTGCAGATCCGCGACGAAGTGGCTCAGAACCCGTCGATCATCGCCGACCCCGCCCTGCGTCAGGTGCTGGGCGTGCTGTTCGACAATGCGGTCGAGGCCGGAGCAGGCCGCATCACGGTGACCACGATGTGCACGGACGAGGATTTCGGCATTGCTGTCCGTGACGACGGACCGGGCTTTCCGCCGTCGATCCTTCAGGCCTGGGGCAAGCCCTATAACTCCACCAAGCCCAGGCCCGGCGCCGGGCTTGGGCTATTCCTGCTGATGAATGTGATCCGGTCATTGGGCGGTCGGGTCGAGGCTTCCAATCCTGCGGCGGGCGGCGCAGAAGTGCGTCTGACCCTGCCGCTTTCGGCCTTGGCGCCTACGGATGAGACCGCGCATGACCGATGA
- a CDS encoding SURF1 family protein, with amino-acid sequence MAVVVAGLALFVGFLVLGGWQVQRLAWKTNLIAQVDARVHAAAVPAPGPTQWAGVTRDKDQYRRVTVRGRFLHDKETLVQAVTDAGGGFWVMTPLVDDRGFTVLINRGFVPSGRRDPAVRANGQVEGSQTVTGLLRITEPKGGFLRANDPAGDRWRSRDVAAIAARRGLTTVAPYFIDADASPNPGGWPRGGLTVIRFANSHLVYAFTWFGMALLSLVGLWLFLRDGRRNRS; translated from the coding sequence ATGGCGGTCGTGGTTGCGGGCCTGGCCTTGTTCGTCGGCTTTCTGGTGCTGGGCGGGTGGCAGGTTCAGCGCCTGGCCTGGAAGACCAATCTGATCGCCCAGGTCGATGCTCGCGTTCACGCGGCCGCCGTCCCAGCGCCTGGCCCGACCCAATGGGCCGGCGTGACGCGCGACAAGGATCAGTACCGCCGCGTTACGGTTCGCGGTCGATTCCTGCACGACAAGGAAACCCTGGTTCAGGCGGTGACCGACGCCGGCGGCGGCTTCTGGGTCATGACGCCCCTGGTTGACGACCGGGGCTTCACCGTCCTGATCAATCGAGGCTTCGTGCCGTCAGGCCGACGCGATCCGGCTGTCCGCGCCAATGGTCAGGTCGAGGGGTCGCAGACGGTGACGGGCCTGCTTCGGATCACCGAGCCTAAGGGTGGCTTCCTGCGCGCCAATGATCCCGCCGGTGATCGCTGGCGGTCTCGCGACGTCGCGGCGATCGCTGCGCGGCGCGGCCTGACGACCGTCGCGCCCTATTTCATTGATGCAGACGCCAGTCCGAACCCGGGTGGATGGCCGCGCGGAGGACTGACGGTGATCCGGTTCGCCAACAGCCATCTGGTCTATGCCTTTACCTGGTTCGGCATGGCGCTGCTGAGCCTGGTCGGTCTTTGGCTGTTCCTGCGCGACGGCAGGCGAAACAGGTCGTGA
- the cyoD gene encoding cytochrome o ubiquinol oxidase subunit IV — MSADKNDHSPESHETDHLGHEGHNHGSFKSYMIGFVLSVILTAIPFALVMTDVLPTQATALIVMGFAVVQIVVHMIYFLHMNSKSEGGWIMLALIFTIIVVVIALSGSLWVMYHLNTNMMPMTHDMAQMGG, encoded by the coding sequence ATGAGCGCCGACAAGAACGACCACAGCCCTGAGTCTCACGAGACCGACCACCTGGGTCACGAGGGGCACAATCACGGCTCCTTCAAGAGCTACATGATCGGCTTCGTGCTGTCGGTGATCCTGACGGCCATCCCGTTCGCCCTGGTCATGACGGACGTCCTGCCGACCCAGGCGACGGCCCTGATCGTCATGGGCTTCGCCGTGGTGCAGATCGTGGTCCACATGATCTACTTCCTGCACATGAACTCCAAGTCCGAGGGCGGGTGGATCATGCTGGCGCTGATCTTCACCATTATCGTGGTGGTCATCGCCCTGTCGGGTTCGCTGTGGGTCATGTACCACCTGAACACCAATATGATGCCCATGACGCACGACATGGCGCAGATGGGCGGCTGA
- the cyoC gene encoding cytochrome o ubiquinol oxidase subunit III yields MSATATEIDRTVFHLEEEPHHEEGSSTMLGFWLYLMSDCLIFAMLFAVFGVLGGNYAAGPGPQQLFDLKLVAINTAMLLFSSITYGFAMLAMDRNNQRQTLVWLAITGLFGLAFLGIELYEFAHLIHEGATPQRSAFLSAFFTLVGTHGLHVTFGIIWLVTLMVQVSMKGLIPANKRRLMCLSMFWHFLDVIWIGVFTFVYLLGMLR; encoded by the coding sequence ATGAGCGCGACTGCGACCGAGATCGACCGGACCGTCTTCCACCTGGAAGAGGAGCCGCATCACGAGGAAGGCTCCAGCACCATGCTGGGCTTCTGGCTCTATCTGATGAGCGACTGCCTCATCTTTGCGATGCTGTTCGCCGTGTTCGGCGTGCTGGGCGGCAACTACGCCGCCGGGCCGGGGCCGCAGCAGTTGTTCGACTTGAAGCTGGTGGCGATCAACACCGCCATGCTGCTGTTCTCGTCGATCACCTATGGCTTCGCCATGCTGGCGATGGATCGGAACAACCAGCGTCAGACGTTGGTCTGGCTGGCGATCACCGGCCTGTTCGGCCTGGCCTTCCTGGGGATCGAACTCTACGAGTTCGCGCACCTGATCCATGAGGGCGCGACGCCGCAGCGCAGCGCCTTCCTGTCCGCCTTCTTCACCCTGGTGGGCACCCACGGCCTGCACGTCACCTTCGGCATCATCTGGCTGGTGACGCTGATGGTTCAGGTCAGCATGAAGGGCCTGATCCCCGCAAACAAACGCCGCCTGATGTGCCTGTCGATGTTCTGGCACTTCCTGGACGTCATCTGGATCGGCGTCTTCACCTTCGTCTATCTGCTGGGCATGCTGCGATGA